The uncultured Bacteroides sp. DNA segment AAGTAGCAAAAATACTAGTCCTTTCACGATGAAGAACAAAGTCTTTGATCTGCTGAGCAAGAAATTTCTTGCTACGAGCCAGCACATAAGCCGAAACAAAGAAACAAAAAAGTAAAACACCAGCTACAGCATCATCTGCCTTAAGAACATACGGAATAGGTTTACCCTCAAATCCTGATGCAAATTCACGCATCGAATGATAAGGAGTAAGCCCTATAGAATCAGCCGAAACAAAGTGTTCTCTATAAAAAAGGGCTATCGTATCAACTCGTGCAGTATCAGTTTGCAACGTATCAAGCGGCATGCTAGCAACAACTTGTGCCGTATCGACCTGTATAGAGTCTGTATTATTCATATTGCGGCAAATTTCCGAATAGAAGCATCCCATATTGGCTCATTAAAAATCAACTCTAGCGCTTCTTCGGGGGTAGTGGCCACACTCCAGATGGCACCATGTTGAAAACGCATAAAGTTCTCTTCAATAGCTTTATCGAGCATAGCAAGGAGAGGATCATAGAACCTGTTTATATTCAAGATCACAATAGGGTTAAGGTATAAGCCCAATTGCTTCCAAGTAATGATTTCAAGCAATTCTTCAAGTGTTCCGCAGCCACCCGGCAAAGCGATAACGGCATCGCTAAGGTCGGCCATCAAGTGTTTGCGCTCGTGCATACTCTCTACGGTAATAAGTTCCGTTAAACCTGTGTGATGCCAACCTTGCTCTACCATAAACTCAGGAATAACACCCGTTACTTTACCCCCGCCCAACAAAGTGGCATCGGCTACAGAGCGCATCAAGCCAAGGTTTCCCGCACCATTAATTAAGCGAATTTGATTTTCGGCTAACAGACATCCCAATTGCTCAGCCATCTGAAAATAGACAGGATCTATTTTCGTACTCGAAGCGCTATATACACATACGGAGGTTATTTCATTCATCATCATGCACATTTACGTATTCTGCATGCAAAAGTACTGAAACTTTATGTATTTCCACAAACAAAACGACGGAAGGTCGCCCATGCCGTTGCATAAAACAACAAACAGAACGACCTTCCTATAAATAAATAGCTGTAAAGCTACGCTGATTACAAT contains these protein-coding regions:
- a CDS encoding TIGR00730 family Rossman fold protein, with protein sequence MMNEITSVCVYSASSTKIDPVYFQMAEQLGCLLAENQIRLINGAGNLGLMRSVADATLLGGGKVTGVIPEFMVEQGWHHTGLTELITVESMHERKHLMADLSDAVIALPGGCGTLEELLEIITWKQLGLYLNPIVILNINRFYDPLLAMLDKAIEENFMRFQHGAIWSVATTPEEALELIFNEPIWDASIRKFAAI